In a single window of the Prochlorococcus marinus str. AS9601 genome:
- a CDS encoding diflavin flavoprotein has protein sequence MIASAQTSNSKLAPNNSKLTVQSQNFADDSCAIRSLDWDRSRFDIEFGLRNGTTYNSFIIKGEKLAIIDTSHAKFEELWFEELLKKVNPQEVDYLITSHTEPDHSGLIGNLLELNQNITVVGSKLALKFIEDQIHIPFKRLEVKSGEFLNLGTNPNSGLQHNIEFISAPNLHWPDTIFSYDHSTNVLYTCDAFGLHYCSDEFFDTDQKEIYDDFRFYYDCLMGPNARSVMQAIKRIDKLPKVKTIAVGHGPLLHNQVNFWKGKYLEWSSNKSKGNDFVSVCYISDYGYCDRLSQAISHGISKADAQVQLIDLRSSDPQELTSLISESKAVVIPTWPVDSDNELKESLGTLFAALKPKQFTAVYDAFGGNDEPIDSLANKLRELGQKEAFSPLRVKNIPDPIVYQQFEEAGTDLGQLINKKKNIASMKSLDSNLDKALGRLSGGLYVVTASQGEGSTFRQSAMVASWVSQASFSPPGITVAVAKDRAIESYMQVGKGFVVNILREDNYQKMFRHFLKRFAPGADRFADVDVISNIAEGGPVLSDSLAFLDCKVSSRLETPDHWIIYGIVENGNVSDLSCKTAVHHRKVANHY, from the coding sequence ATGATAGCCTCTGCCCAGACAAGTAATTCTAAATTGGCACCAAATAATAGCAAGTTGACGGTTCAATCTCAAAATTTTGCTGATGATTCTTGTGCCATAAGATCTTTGGATTGGGATCGTAGTAGATTTGATATTGAATTTGGTTTAAGAAATGGAACTACTTACAATAGTTTTATTATTAAAGGCGAGAAATTAGCAATTATTGATACTAGTCACGCAAAGTTCGAAGAATTATGGTTTGAAGAATTACTGAAAAAGGTAAATCCGCAAGAAGTTGATTATTTAATTACTAGCCATACAGAACCTGATCATTCTGGTTTAATAGGTAATCTTTTAGAATTAAATCAAAATATCACAGTAGTTGGATCAAAATTAGCACTTAAATTTATTGAAGACCAAATACATATTCCCTTTAAACGTCTAGAGGTCAAGAGTGGAGAGTTTTTAAATCTCGGAACTAATCCTAATAGTGGTTTACAACATAATATTGAATTTATAAGTGCACCAAATTTACATTGGCCAGATACCATATTTTCATATGATCACAGCACAAATGTTCTCTATACATGCGATGCATTTGGTCTCCATTATTGTTCTGACGAATTTTTTGACACTGATCAAAAAGAAATATACGATGATTTCCGTTTTTATTACGATTGCCTTATGGGTCCAAACGCTAGAAGCGTTATGCAGGCAATTAAAAGAATAGATAAGCTACCTAAAGTAAAAACAATAGCCGTTGGTCATGGGCCTTTGCTCCATAATCAGGTCAATTTTTGGAAAGGAAAATATCTAGAATGGAGTAGTAATAAAAGCAAAGGTAATGATTTTGTGTCAGTCTGCTACATAAGCGACTATGGTTATTGTGATCGACTCAGTCAAGCAATATCTCATGGAATAAGCAAAGCAGATGCACAGGTTCAATTAATTGATTTAAGATCTTCTGACCCGCAAGAATTAACAAGTTTAATTTCCGAATCAAAAGCAGTAGTCATTCCCACATGGCCAGTAGACTCAGATAATGAATTAAAAGAATCTCTCGGTACTTTATTTGCAGCACTAAAACCAAAACAATTTACTGCAGTTTATGATGCATTTGGTGGAAATGATGAACCAATAGATTCCTTAGCAAATAAATTAAGAGAACTTGGTCAAAAAGAAGCTTTCTCTCCATTAAGAGTTAAAAATATCCCAGATCCCATTGTTTATCAACAATTCGAAGAAGCTGGAACTGACTTGGGTCAATTGATCAATAAAAAGAAGAATATTGCCTCTATGAAGAGCCTTGATTCAAATTTAGATAAAGCATTAGGGAGATTAAGTGGAGGATTATATGTAGTTACAGCGAGCCAAGGCGAAGGTTCTACATTCAGACAAAGTGCAATGGTCGCAAGTTGGGTTAGTCAAGCAAGCTTTTCTCCACCAGGTATTACAGTTGCAGTAGCAAAAGATAGAGCTATTGAATCATATATGCAGGTTGGGAAAGGTTTTGTTGTGAATATTTTAAGGGAAGATAACTATCAAAAAATGTTCAGACATTTTTTAAAAAGATTTGCCCCTGGAGCTGATAGATTCGCAGATGTAGATGTAATTAGCAACATCGCTGAAGGAGGACCAGTTCTTTCAGATTCACTCGCCTTTTTAGATTGTAAAGTTAGTTCCAGGCTAGAGACTCCAGACCATTGGATAATTTACGGAATTGTTGAAAATGGTAATGTTTCTGACTTATCATGCAAGACAGCAGTTCATCACAGAAAAGTTGCTAATCACTATTAG
- the alaS gene encoding alanine--tRNA ligase, which yields MTSQLIKKIVTGDEIRNAFLKFYSEKLHKIIPSASLIPDDPTVMLTIAGMLPFKPVFLGLKERPSKRATSSQKCIRTNDIENVGVTARHHTFFEMLGNFSFGDYFKREAIQWAWELVTNIYQLSVENIIVSVFHEDEESAKIWSDEIGIHPDRIVKLGEEDNFWSSGKTGPCGPCSELYYDFHPEKGLQNIDLEDGDRFIEFYNLVFMQYNRDPNGKLTDLKFKNIDTGMGLERMAQILQKKQNNYETDLIFPIIQKICEIANIDYFSSDDKNKISLKIIGDHTRAVIHLISDGVSASNLGRGYILRRLIRRMVRHGRLLGITNEFLPHIASVGINLMQNNYPDLKNNNDLILNEIKIEEIRFRETLERGEKLLDELISSGQKLISGFKAFELYDTYGFPLELTVEIAEEHSISVDVKGFEEEMNVQKERAKAASSNIDLTLEGSLEREIDVFNKTVFNGYKSLLSEAEIKGIFLDSTLVKEASEGQKVLIVLDQTTFYGESGGQVGDIGTIFSNDVEVLVDNVMRKKNVFLHYGTIKKGKLTIGQKVKTNVSSSNRAKAAANHTATHLLQSALKSVINESVGQKGSLVAFNKLRFDFNSSNPISKDQISKIETLVNSWIMENHSLEIKNMSKSEALEKGAVAMFGEKYDDEVRVVNVPGVSMELCGGTHVKTTSELGSFKIISEEGISAGVRRIEALSGQSALDYFSDRNALVNQLSDLLKANPNQLFERVNNLQAELINKNKEIQKMKDEIAYFKYSSIKSSAEIVNSFSILVNQIDGLDGNSLQSAALNLTSHLGNKAIVILGGIPNPENRKLLFVVSLGDDAVKIGLHAGKLINEIARICSGGGGGKPNFAQAGAKDIDKLSDALDYAKNYLQKTLASHSDK from the coding sequence ATGACATCTCAACTAATTAAAAAAATAGTTACTGGAGATGAGATAAGAAATGCTTTTTTAAAATTTTACAGTGAAAAATTACATAAAATCATTCCAAGTGCATCATTGATTCCAGATGACCCTACGGTCATGCTAACAATTGCTGGAATGCTACCTTTTAAACCAGTGTTTTTAGGTTTAAAAGAAAGACCATCAAAAAGGGCTACATCTAGCCAAAAGTGCATCAGAACAAACGATATAGAAAACGTTGGAGTTACCGCTAGACACCATACTTTTTTTGAAATGCTTGGTAATTTTTCCTTTGGAGATTATTTTAAACGAGAGGCTATTCAATGGGCTTGGGAATTAGTTACTAATATTTATCAACTTTCTGTTGAAAATATAATCGTGAGTGTTTTTCACGAAGACGAAGAGTCTGCAAAAATTTGGAGTGATGAAATTGGTATTCATCCAGATAGGATAGTGAAACTAGGTGAGGAAGATAATTTTTGGTCATCTGGCAAAACAGGTCCATGTGGACCTTGTTCAGAACTTTATTATGATTTTCATCCTGAAAAGGGTCTGCAGAATATTGATTTAGAAGATGGAGATCGTTTTATTGAATTTTATAATCTTGTTTTTATGCAATATAATCGTGATCCTAATGGAAAATTGACAGATTTAAAATTTAAAAATATTGATACAGGAATGGGTCTTGAAAGGATGGCTCAAATACTACAAAAAAAGCAAAATAATTATGAGACAGATTTGATTTTTCCTATTATTCAAAAAATTTGTGAGATTGCAAATATTGATTATTTTTCTTCAGATGATAAAAATAAAATTTCTTTAAAAATCATTGGTGATCATACAAGAGCTGTTATTCATTTAATTTCTGATGGAGTATCAGCAAGCAATCTCGGTAGGGGATATATATTAAGAAGGCTTATTAGAAGAATGGTCAGACATGGCAGATTATTAGGTATAACAAATGAATTTTTACCTCATATTGCTAGTGTCGGAATTAACTTAATGCAAAATAATTATCCTGATTTAAAAAATAATAATGATTTAATTTTGAATGAGATAAAAATTGAAGAAATAAGATTTAGGGAAACTCTTGAAAGAGGAGAGAAATTGCTAGATGAGTTAATTTCTTCAGGGCAGAAATTAATTTCTGGTTTTAAAGCTTTTGAACTTTATGATACTTATGGATTTCCTCTTGAACTTACTGTAGAAATTGCTGAAGAACATAGTATCAGTGTAGATGTAAAGGGTTTTGAAGAAGAAATGAATGTACAAAAAGAGAGAGCTAAAGCTGCTTCAAGTAATATTGATTTGACATTAGAGGGATCATTAGAGCGAGAAATAGATGTTTTTAACAAAACTGTTTTTAATGGTTATAAGTCACTCCTTTCGGAAGCTGAAATAAAGGGTATATTCTTGGATTCAACATTAGTTAAGGAAGCAAGTGAAGGTCAGAAAGTTTTAATTGTTCTTGATCAGACAACTTTTTATGGAGAATCTGGCGGGCAAGTTGGTGATATTGGAACGATATTTTCAAACGATGTTGAGGTCTTAGTTGATAATGTCATGCGAAAGAAAAATGTTTTTTTACATTATGGAACGATCAAAAAAGGAAAATTAACTATTGGACAAAAAGTTAAGACTAATGTTAGCTCCTCTAATAGAGCTAAGGCTGCTGCAAATCATACAGCTACTCATTTATTACAATCTGCACTTAAATCAGTTATTAATGAAAGTGTTGGACAAAAAGGTTCATTAGTAGCCTTTAATAAATTACGATTTGATTTTAATTCTTCTAATCCTATTTCTAAAGATCAAATTTCTAAGATTGAGACTTTAGTTAACTCTTGGATTATGGAAAATCATTCTCTAGAAATAAAAAATATGTCTAAGAGTGAGGCTCTTGAAAAGGGTGCAGTCGCCATGTTTGGAGAAAAATATGATGATGAAGTTCGCGTTGTTAATGTACCAGGAGTTTCAATGGAACTTTGTGGTGGCACACATGTTAAAACTACATCCGAATTAGGTTCTTTCAAAATAATTAGTGAGGAAGGCATCTCAGCTGGAGTCAGAAGAATCGAAGCATTATCAGGCCAATCAGCATTAGACTATTTCAGCGATAGAAATGCATTAGTAAACCAACTAAGTGATTTGTTAAAAGCAAATCCTAATCAACTTTTTGAAAGGGTTAATAATTTGCAAGCAGAGCTTATTAATAAGAATAAAGAGATACAAAAAATGAAAGATGAAATTGCATATTTTAAATACTCTTCTATAAAATCATCCGCAGAAATAGTAAATTCTTTTTCAATTTTAGTAAATCAGATTGATGGCTTAGATGGGAATTCTTTGCAATCTGCAGCACTTAATTTAACTTCTCATTTGGGAAATAAAGCAATAGTGATTCTTGGGGGAATACCAAATCCAGAAAATAGAAAGTTGTTATTTGTAGTTTCTTTAGGTGATGATGCAGTAAAAATAGGATTGCATGCAGGTAAATTAATTAATGAGATTGCAAGAATTTGTTCGGGAGGTGGAGGAGGAAAGCCTAACTTTGCTCAAGCAGGTGCTAAAGATATTGATAAGTTAAGTGATGCTTTAGATTATGCTAAAAATTATTTGCAAAAAACATTAGCTAGTCATTCTGATAAATAA
- the speA gene encoding biosynthetic arginine decarboxylase — protein sequence MTNFEPKKFKNIWTIEDSISSYNIDKWGDKYFSINSKGNISVTKDIKSENKIDLFKLVKELKSREINPPLIIRFNDILKDRINALHDSFLKAIKTYKYKNIYQGVFPVKCNQQKNVLEKIIEFGSQWNFGLEVGSKSELLIGLALLENQNSLLICNGYKDKKYIEIATLARKLGKNPIIVIEQRDEVKRIIQAVQELKATPLIGIRAKLSSKSSGRWGKSIGDNSKFGLSIPEIMLTIKELKEANLINEMKLLHFHIGSQISDIAVIKDALQEASQIYVELCKLGAPMQYIDVGGGLGIDFDGTKTSSNTSTNYSLQNYANDVIATIKDSCELNNIKHPTIISESGRAIISHCSVLIFNVLGTSHVSSKLQIFDKKNQQLIISNLLDTFYELKKLKNKKINLSQIIELWNDAKKFKEDCLVAFRLGFLSLAERAYAEELTWACAKEISNNLNNDEINHPDLSEITETLASTYYANLSIFKSIPDSWAINQIFPIVPIHRHLEEPFCKGNFADLTCDSDGKLNNFIDNGKIKSLLNLHKPEEDKDYLIGIFMTGAYQEALGNLHNLFGSTNVVHIDINQDNSYKVRNIIKEDSKSEILQLLDYSSASLVESIRINTESAIDQKKLTIEEARKLMDQIEISLRKSSYLSE from the coding sequence TTGACCAATTTTGAGCCGAAAAAATTCAAGAATATTTGGACTATTGAAGATAGTATTTCGTCTTATAATATAGACAAATGGGGAGATAAATATTTTTCTATAAATTCCAAAGGAAATATATCAGTAACTAAAGATATAAAATCTGAAAATAAGATTGATCTTTTTAAGCTTGTCAAAGAACTTAAGAGTAGAGAAATAAATCCTCCATTAATCATAAGATTTAATGATATCTTGAAAGATCGAATAAATGCATTACATGACTCTTTTTTAAAAGCAATAAAAACCTATAAATATAAGAACATTTATCAAGGCGTTTTTCCTGTCAAATGTAATCAACAGAAAAATGTCCTAGAAAAGATAATAGAGTTTGGTAGCCAATGGAATTTTGGTTTAGAAGTAGGAAGTAAATCAGAACTATTAATTGGCCTTGCACTTCTTGAAAACCAAAATTCATTACTAATATGCAACGGATATAAAGATAAAAAATATATTGAAATTGCTACTTTGGCCAGAAAACTCGGCAAAAATCCAATAATAGTTATTGAACAACGAGATGAGGTAAAAAGAATTATTCAAGCAGTTCAAGAACTTAAAGCGACTCCATTGATAGGAATTAGAGCAAAGTTATCAAGTAAAAGTAGTGGTAGGTGGGGTAAATCTATTGGAGATAATTCCAAATTTGGATTATCAATCCCAGAAATTATGTTGACAATAAAAGAACTAAAAGAAGCAAATCTTATCAACGAAATGAAATTGCTCCATTTTCATATAGGCAGTCAAATAAGTGATATTGCTGTGATCAAAGACGCATTACAAGAAGCGAGTCAAATATATGTTGAACTATGCAAACTAGGCGCTCCAATGCAATATATCGACGTTGGGGGTGGATTAGGAATAGATTTTGATGGAACTAAAACCTCCTCCAACACTTCTACTAATTATTCTCTCCAAAATTATGCTAACGATGTAATTGCAACTATTAAGGATTCATGTGAATTAAATAATATCAAGCATCCAACCATAATCTCAGAAAGTGGAAGAGCAATAATTAGTCATTGTTCAGTTTTAATTTTTAATGTCTTAGGAACAAGTCATGTCAGTTCCAAACTACAAATTTTTGATAAAAAAAATCAACAATTAATAATTTCAAATTTACTTGATACTTTCTATGAATTAAAAAAACTTAAAAATAAAAAAATAAATTTATCTCAAATAATTGAACTATGGAATGATGCAAAAAAGTTTAAAGAAGATTGCTTAGTCGCTTTTAGATTAGGATTTTTAAGTTTGGCAGAAAGAGCTTATGCCGAAGAACTTACTTGGGCTTGCGCAAAAGAAATTTCTAATAACCTGAATAATGATGAAATCAATCACCCTGATTTATCTGAAATTACAGAAACTCTTGCATCAACTTATTATGCAAATTTATCTATATTTAAATCTATTCCTGATAGCTGGGCAATAAATCAGATTTTTCCAATAGTACCAATACATAGGCACTTAGAGGAGCCGTTCTGCAAAGGCAACTTTGCAGATTTAACTTGTGATTCAGATGGGAAACTAAATAATTTTATTGATAATGGAAAAATTAAATCACTACTAAATTTGCATAAGCCAGAAGAAGATAAAGATTACCTAATTGGAATTTTTATGACTGGAGCCTATCAAGAAGCATTAGGAAACTTGCACAATTTATTTGGCAGTACCAACGTTGTTCATATAGACATAAATCAAGATAATTCATATAAGGTCAGAAATATTATTAAAGAGGACAGTAAATCTGAAATTTTACAATTATTAGATTACAGTTCAGCTTCTTTGGTTGAATCTATAAGAATTAATACTGAATCAGCAATTGATCAAAAAAAATTAACTATTGAAGAAGCAAGGAAATTAATGGATCAAATCGAAATTAGTCTCAGAAAAAGTAGTTATTTATCAGAATGA
- the ndk gene encoding nucleoside-diphosphate kinase produces MTKERTFIAIKPDGVQRGYVSEILGRFEKKGFKLVGLKQLIPSKELAQNHYGVHRERPFFGDLVDFISSGPVVAMVWEGEGVILSARKLIGATKPLEAEPGTIRGDLAIDIGRNIIHGSDGEDTAKFEINLWFNEEELCEWETSDSKWRSEN; encoded by the coding sequence ATGACCAAAGAGAGAACCTTTATTGCAATTAAACCAGATGGAGTTCAAAGAGGATATGTTTCTGAGATTCTTGGCAGATTTGAAAAAAAAGGATTTAAATTGGTTGGATTAAAGCAATTAATTCCTTCAAAAGAACTTGCTCAAAATCATTATGGAGTACATAGAGAAAGACCCTTTTTTGGTGATTTAGTAGACTTTATTTCAAGTGGTCCTGTTGTAGCAATGGTGTGGGAAGGCGAAGGAGTTATTTTGAGTGCTAGAAAACTAATAGGTGCAACAAAACCTCTGGAAGCAGAGCCTGGAACAATTAGAGGTGATTTAGCTATTGATATTGGGAGGAATATTATTCATGGTTCTGATGGAGAAGATACAGCAAAATTTGAAATTAATCTATGGTTTAACGAAGAGGAATTATGTGAGTGGGAAACTTCTGATTCGAAATGGCGATCTGAAAATTAA
- the thiO gene encoding glycine oxidase ThiO — protein sequence MAQETKNSILIIGGGLLGLSIAYEFSRNSFKVLVLSKNRNESAGFVAAGMLATHAEGLEDELLKFGQESQNLIPKWIQSIEQDSNIKCGLKKCGIVVPFKNKEDLEAFPTYEYGKYLNHKDLQTEINGMNSIWKHGLLFEQDGQIDNRRKLMRALERACSLNGVEFQEGSEVEDLTFEKNKITGATVLCATGEIKKINCEKAIICSGAWSKKIFKKIPVFPVKGQMLSIQGPTNFLKRVIFGPKTYLVPRDDGLIIVGATVEKDSKFNQGNTPNGIKQLQEGIRSLLPEAINWPQMEHWWGFRPCTPDLKPIIGKSKIENLYIATGHYRNGVLFSAITSDLLLKIVQNKNLKEIEKSFLEKFSLDRFAI from the coding sequence ATGGCACAAGAAACCAAAAATTCAATATTAATCATTGGAGGTGGACTTTTAGGTTTATCTATTGCTTATGAATTTTCAAGAAATAGCTTCAAAGTTTTAGTTTTAAGCAAAAACAGAAATGAATCAGCTGGATTTGTTGCTGCAGGAATGTTAGCTACTCATGCTGAAGGGCTCGAAGATGAATTACTAAAATTTGGCCAAGAAAGTCAAAATCTAATTCCAAAGTGGATACAAAGTATTGAACAAGATAGTAATATTAAATGCGGTTTAAAAAAATGTGGCATTGTAGTTCCTTTTAAAAACAAAGAAGATCTTGAAGCGTTTCCCACTTATGAATATGGAAAATATTTAAATCACAAAGATCTTCAAACAGAAATCAATGGAATGAATTCTATTTGGAAACATGGTTTACTTTTTGAACAAGATGGTCAAATAGATAACCGAAGAAAACTGATGCGTGCTCTTGAGAGAGCATGCTCCTTGAATGGAGTCGAATTTCAAGAAGGATCAGAAGTAGAGGATTTAACATTCGAAAAAAACAAAATTACAGGTGCAACAGTTTTATGTGCCACTGGGGAAATAAAAAAAATTAACTGCGAAAAAGCAATTATATGCAGCGGTGCGTGGAGTAAAAAAATTTTTAAAAAAATTCCAGTCTTTCCTGTAAAGGGACAAATGCTATCAATACAAGGTCCAACAAATTTTTTAAAAAGGGTTATTTTTGGTCCAAAAACTTATCTAGTACCCCGTGATGATGGACTTATTATAGTTGGAGCGACAGTTGAAAAAGATTCAAAATTTAATCAAGGTAATACTCCTAATGGAATAAAACAACTGCAAGAAGGCATTCGCTCTTTATTGCCAGAAGCTATTAATTGGCCACAAATGGAACATTGGTGGGGCTTTAGACCTTGCACACCAGATCTAAAACCAATAATTGGAAAATCAAAAATTGAAAATCTTTATATAGCTACAGGACATTACAGAAATGGAGTTTTATTTTCTGCAATAACAAGTGATCTTCTTTTGAAAATAGTTCAAAATAAAAATCTCAAAGAAATAGAGAAAAGCTTTTTAGAAAAATTTAGTTTAGATAGATTTGCGATTTAA
- the gatB gene encoding Asp-tRNA(Asn)/Glu-tRNA(Gln) amidotransferase subunit GatB, translating into MNNLESWEAVIGLETHVQLNTKSKIFTSASTAFGDAPNTHIDPVVCGLPGTLPVLNETVLEYAVKTSLALNLNVAEHCKFDRKQYFYPDLPKNYQISQFDEPLAENGWLEVEIIEKDKEPYIKKIGIERLHMEEDAGKLVHSGSDRLAGSKYSLVDYNRAGIALCEIVSKPDIRSGKEASEYASEIRRTVRYLGVSDGNMQEGSLRCDVNISVRKGPNAPFGTKVEIKNMNSFSAIQKACDYEIARQIEVYENGGKIFQETRLWDEAKQLTKSMRLKEGSSDYRYFPDPDLGPIEITKAQQEIWFKELPELPSKKRYKYVSQFGLSAYDARVISDEISMANFFEETVANGAEAKLASNWVTSDIVGYLKSNKLSFSELKLSPENLAEMINMISKNIISGKIAKEILPELIQKNISPKKLVEEKGLAMISDSSSISPIIDELINEHPNEVQAFKNGKTKLLGFFVGQLMKRTKGKADPKLANKLLMEKLNS; encoded by the coding sequence ATGAACAATTTGGAATCTTGGGAAGCTGTGATTGGTTTGGAAACTCATGTACAGCTTAATACGAAAAGTAAAATATTCACATCTGCGTCAACAGCTTTTGGTGATGCACCTAATACCCATATAGATCCTGTAGTTTGTGGTTTACCAGGAACTCTTCCAGTTCTGAATGAGACTGTTCTTGAGTATGCTGTAAAAACTTCGTTAGCATTAAATTTAAACGTTGCAGAACATTGTAAATTTGATAGAAAACAATATTTTTATCCTGATCTTCCTAAAAATTATCAAATTTCACAATTTGATGAGCCACTAGCTGAAAATGGTTGGTTAGAGGTTGAAATAATTGAAAAGGACAAAGAACCTTATATAAAAAAAATTGGTATAGAAAGGCTACATATGGAAGAAGACGCCGGAAAACTAGTCCATTCAGGAAGTGATAGATTAGCTGGCTCTAAGTATTCTTTAGTTGATTACAATCGTGCCGGAATAGCATTGTGTGAGATTGTAAGTAAACCAGATATTAGATCAGGTAAAGAGGCATCTGAATACGCTTCAGAGATTAGAAGAACAGTTAGATATCTAGGGGTATCAGACGGAAATATGCAAGAGGGTTCATTACGCTGCGATGTCAATATTTCAGTAAGAAAAGGACCTAATGCTCCTTTTGGTACCAAAGTGGAAATAAAAAATATGAATTCATTTTCTGCAATTCAAAAGGCTTGTGATTATGAAATAGCAAGACAAATAGAAGTTTATGAAAATGGAGGAAAAATTTTCCAAGAAACAAGGTTATGGGATGAAGCTAAGCAATTAACGAAAAGTATGAGATTAAAAGAAGGTAGTAGTGACTATAGATATTTTCCTGATCCTGACTTAGGTCCAATTGAAATAACAAAAGCCCAACAAGAAATATGGTTTAAAGAACTACCAGAATTACCTTCAAAGAAAAGATATAAATACGTAAGTCAATTTGGGTTGTCTGCATATGATGCAAGGGTAATTTCTGATGAAATAAGCATGGCAAACTTTTTTGAAGAAACAGTAGCAAATGGTGCTGAGGCTAAACTAGCTTCAAATTGGGTAACAAGTGACATTGTGGGCTATTTAAAATCAAACAAACTAAGTTTTAGTGAATTAAAGCTTAGTCCTGAAAATCTTGCTGAAATGATTAACATGATTTCAAAAAATATAATTAGTGGAAAAATTGCAAAAGAAATTTTACCTGAACTTATTCAAAAAAATATTTCCCCGAAAAAATTAGTTGAAGAAAAAGGGTTGGCAATGATATCTGATTCTTCAAGTATTTCACCAATAATTGATGAACTTATAAATGAACATCCAAATGAAGTCCAAGCATTTAAAAATGGCAAAACTAAGTTACTTGGTTTTTTTGTTGGTCAACTTATGAAAAGAACAAAAGGTAAAGCTGACCCTAAACTTGCAAATAAACTTCTTATGGAAAAATTAAATAGCTAA
- the coaE gene encoding dephospho-CoA kinase (Dephospho-CoA kinase (CoaE) performs the final step in coenzyme A biosynthesis.), whose amino-acid sequence MDILQKLKNNQRRIGLTGGIASGKTTITNYIRKHKNIPILDADHFSRELIKPNTYGYKKILDYFGNKIIDNKSNSEREINRKLLRNIIFKHSESKEWIEKLLHPLIKERMIEECSQYRNNQTIVLVIPLLFEAKFEDICTEIWLVKCPKEIQKNRLITRDKISEKEAYELINFQLSFEEKRKFSDIILENSDDQNKWINTINELL is encoded by the coding sequence ATGGATATTCTTCAAAAATTAAAAAACAACCAAAGAAGGATTGGTTTAACAGGAGGTATTGCAAGTGGGAAAACAACCATAACTAATTACATAAGAAAACATAAAAACATACCAATATTAGATGCAGATCATTTTTCAAGAGAATTAATCAAACCAAACACATATGGATATAAAAAAATTTTAGATTATTTTGGAAATAAAATTATTGATAATAAAAGCAATTCAGAAAGGGAAATAAACAGAAAACTTTTAAGGAACATTATTTTTAAACATTCAGAAAGCAAGGAATGGATTGAAAAACTACTTCACCCTTTAATTAAAGAAAGAATGATAGAAGAATGCAGTCAATACAGAAATAATCAAACTATAGTATTGGTTATTCCATTATTGTTTGAAGCAAAATTTGAAGATATTTGCACTGAAATATGGTTAGTTAAATGTCCTAAAGAAATACAAAAAAACAGACTTATCACAAGAGATAAAATTAGCGAAAAAGAAGCATATGAATTGATAAATTTTCAATTAAGTTTTGAAGAAAAAAGAAAATTCTCAGATATTATTTTAGAGAATTCGGATGATCAAAATAAATGGATCAATACGATAAATGAGCTTCTTTAA